From the Anaeromyxobacter dehalogenans 2CP-1 genome, the window GAGGAGGCCCTGGCCCTCGCCGCCGCCGGCGTGCCGTTCGAGGTGGTCCCCGGCGTCTCGTCCGCGGTCGCAGCGCCGGCACTCGCCGGCATCCCGGTGACGCACCGCGGGACCTCCGCCGCGTTCGCGGTGGTGGCCGGGCACGCCGAGGCGTCGTACGGCCCGGTGCTCGACGGCCTCGCGCCGGGCACGCTCTCGCTCGTGGTGCTCATGGGCGTGGGCGAGCGCGCCGGCATCGCCGCGCGGCTCCGCGCCCGCGGGTGGGCCGCCGAGACGCCCGCCGCGCTCGTCCTGGGCGCGTCGGGCGAGCTCGTCCACACCTGGCGCGGCCGCCTCGCCGACCTGCCCGGCCTCGCGCTCCCGCCGGACCGCACCCACCTGCCCGGCACGCTCGTGGTCGGGGCCGTCGCCGCCCTCTCCCTCCGCTCCCCGCACTCCACCGAAGCGCAGCCCGCCGCCCGCGCCGACGCCCGGCCGACCTGAAAGGACCCCATGACCGCCACGCCCGCCACCCCGCGCGACCGCGCCTCCTTCGCGGACGACGCCGAGATCTCCGCCTTCGTCGACACGCTGGGCCGCTTCGAGCGCGGCGAGCTCGACGCCGAGGCCTGGCGCGCGTACCGCGTTCCCCGCGGCGTCTACGGCCAGCGCCAGGACGGCGTCCACATGCTGCGCATCAAGCTGCCGCAGGGCGCCGTGACCGGCGCGCAGCTCCGGGCGATCGCCGACGTCGCCACCCGCTGCTCGCGCGGCTTCGGGCACGTCACCACGCGCCAGAACTTCCAGCTCAACTACGTCCGCCCCGCCGACCTCGAGCCCGCCATGCGGCGGCTCGCCGAGGCCGGCATCACCACCTCGGGCGCGTGCGGCAACACGGTGCGCAACGTGCTCGCCTGCCCGCGCGCCGGCGTCTCGCCGGACGAGGTCTTCGACGTGACCCCGTACGCGGAGGCGTTCACCCGTCACTTCCTGCGCCACCCGCTCGGCCACGCGCTTCCCCGCAAGTTCAAGGTGGCGTTCGAGGGCTGCGCCCGCGACCACGTGGCGACCGCCATCCAGGACCTCGGCTTCCGCGCCCGCCTGCGCGACGGCGCGCGGGGGTTCGCGGTGACGGTGGCCGGCGGGACCTCGTCGCTGTGCACCGTCGGCGCGCTCCTGGTGGACTTCCTGCCGGCCGCGGACGTCCTCGCGCTGGGCGAGGCGGTGGTCCGGGTGTTCCACGCGCGCGGCGATCGCGTGAACCGGCACCGCAACCGGCTCAAGTTCCTGGTCCGCGCGCTCGGCTTCGAGCCGTTCCGCGCGCTCGTCCTGGCGGAGCTGGCGCAGGTGCGGGCCGAGGGCGCCCCGGCGCTGCCGTTCGACCCCGAGCGCCCGCCGGTCGAGGCTCCGCCCGCCACCGCGCGCCCGCCCGCGCCCTCGGTCGCCGACCTCGCCGCGCGGGTTCGCGGCGCCCGGCTCCGCGGGCCGGGCGAGCCGCCGCCGCTCCGGATCGTCACCGAGCCCGCGCCGGCCGCGCTGGCGGCGTTCCGCGCCACCAACGTGCTCCCGCAGCGGCAGGCCGGCCACGCCAT encodes:
- a CDS encoding nitrite/sulfite reductase, which translates into the protein MTATPATPRDRASFADDAEISAFVDTLGRFERGELDAEAWRAYRVPRGVYGQRQDGVHMLRIKLPQGAVTGAQLRAIADVATRCSRGFGHVTTRQNFQLNYVRPADLEPAMRRLAEAGITTSGACGNTVRNVLACPRAGVSPDEVFDVTPYAEAFTRHFLRHPLGHALPRKFKVAFEGCARDHVATAIQDLGFRARLRDGARGFAVTVAGGTSSLCTVGALLVDFLPAADVLALGEAVVRVFHARGDRVNRHRNRLKFLVRALGFEPFRALVLAELAQVRAEGAPALPFDPERPPVEAPPATARPPAPSVADLAARVRGARLRGPGEPPPLRIVTEPAPAALAAFRATNVLPQRQAGHAIVAVSLAQGDATAAQLEALATLAEAYGDGAVRFTSGGHVLLRWVREEDVPALHARLSAAGLGRDGAGTAADVVACPGADVCRLAVTRTRALARLVEDEVRHAVSGAGTAALPVAMSGCPNGCSQHHLAAIGLQGSARKLGGRAVPQYFVLLGGHVDAGGATFGRLAAKVPARRIPEAVARLTSLYLAERHAGEAAGPFFARALDRAKTILADYEQLRLEDTRPEDFVEPGATEDFRPGADAGERAA